One Primulina huaijiensis isolate GDHJ02 unplaced genomic scaffold, ASM1229523v2 scaffold37775, whole genome shotgun sequence genomic window carries:
- the LOC140968824 gene encoding uncharacterized protein, whose translation MESFSRPPHRRKQSSSNAGAFASFSMKNPYDDVLFSGGGAKARPFGAHEYSEIFAGSSSSIPVLDLPGLDERVVSGECRNSKLDYSNIFGGLRDDDVALPYEELFNGVKSPKRSDDEPGILANERLLAQDPQSRHSPGKSKRSSAESADQSVDGVKQQFSLSFNKTSKKSGDISKGKTHIAQLQAVPGFTYFIDGTQQILGKEDDRCVPLLKREVSRTWSFSSDVEENKGKGGSSSDNSHIPDKSRVVPPPSSQPCNLREHNDSEGSRTSSFRTKEDASGKIGSNSLPTLFEEEIDESSIAGVSAAALKKAIEQAQESIRIAKMIMERKKESIPDGSIPRSKGRSKVKDNEENKKYIETKNTKEKNAAKNHERLDPIFHAFQDLNGKIDVFLGQSEKINDLGKAEMEKVRVNMEAANEHSGAFNGVSQKFSKSCSQNEALCDAEKVVMKELGNHVEAHEGVRISPGLEAEAECRTTNSEYGQVVENNNLVMSKHELKSYHEEMGTGKETLKQKEVAVHYTEEPEKAAELAARAISTSQRTPKLENIVDIASAQVELTVYLTKGSEIIPEMVERSPNISSSTLVRENADDATNSRISQEDEVIDEGQTATEYLGKREKIIEKHEEVVNVEHLKLPDLKSDNMMNDPPNMDEKEAMVREEIEEKFIDLNFRGSGHRQRKSWDEEKNGIRLGESGTSFDSKEHLNEALAESINKREPEAFPEKEVTEKLNMVHEPDLIEETLNNLHGEEGKNLGGALEQNEIDENQTAIVEDEVAETKQLEGINYAEVQKIEVFWGTEANIFGGAETSAENQDKPVFQEAACEIDTESVDVESNETSTSFSEIHSDNPCSIFVETQDPCDIELNNIIEENTSVAGVAENSSAIETGKKVKQPFHQEDNDILRTDNLHQSASEDNFTCSNLHYAFEGLSFDYKNENFGTTNSNNEEKLPMDKNISEKVEQPFHQEDNDILRTDNLHQSASEDNFTCSNLHYAFEGLSFDYKNENFGTTNSNNEEKLPMDNNISETTDRIHNNAQEAVDQFNVQNLPEVHCSDNRTAECDLTDVRMVSEQTSESDGRSESTSSLENMDDLSVDDSEICAEYTKNETSDEEEIKDLKISSEKITHLQSEGVYSEDQCEGEHFHLHVEPKETEKFMEDGRTIERGEILEKINENSETSTMEEDCAKENVTNFDKEDQQQRIEAIKRGRAREKDRIAAERAMREARERAFAEAQVRAERAAVERAAAEVRQRFMAEAQEKLEKASNTTKLPSDKASTEAKLRSERAAVERATAEARERALEKAMSSKTSTEGRAHTDKSTEKSRNNGLKHSFSSSDLEKIDGTSNESAKRSKARLERHQRIMERAAKALAEKNMRDLIAQREQAERNRLAESLDADIKRWVTGKEGNLRALLSTLQYILGPNSGWQPISLTEIITTPAVKKAYRKATLYVHPDKLQQRGASIQQKYICEKVFDLLKAAWNRFYSEER comes from the exons ATGGAGTCCTTCTCAAGGCCTCCGCACAGGAGAAAGCAGAGCTCCTCCAACGCGGGCGCCTTTGCGTCTTTCTCCATGAAAAATCCATACGACGACGTCCTGTTCTCCGGGGGTGGTGCTAAGGCGAGGCCTTTTGGAGCTCATGAGTACTCCGAAATTTTCGCCGGGTCTTCTTCGTCTATTCCCGTGCTTGATCTTCCGGGTTTGGATGAAAGGGTCGTGTCGGGAGAATGCCGCAATTCGAAGCTGGATTACTCCAACATTTTCGGAGGTTTGAGGGATGATGACGTTGCTCTTCCGTATGAGGAGCTGTTTAATGGCGTGAAAAGTCCCAAGCGCTCTGATGATGAACCCGG GATTCTAGCAAATGAGAGATTGCTTGCACAAGATCCACAGTCCCGACATTCTCCAGGAAAGTCCAAAAGGTCCTCCGCGGAGTCAGCTGATCAATCTGTTGATGGAGTCAAGCAGCAGTTTAGCTTGTCATTCAATAAGACCAGTAAAAAAAGTGGCGACATATCAAAAGGTAAAACTCACATAGCCCAACTCCAAGCTGTTCCTGGATTTACGTATTTTATCGACGGAACCCAACAGATACTGGGAAAGGAAGATGATAGGTGTGTTCCTTTACTGAAACGTGAAGTTAGTCGCACCTGGAGTTTCAGTTCTGATGTTGAAGAAAATAAAGGTAAAGGTGGATCGAGTTCGGATAACTCCCACATACCAGACAAGTCACGTGTTGTACCGCCACCTTCAAGCCAGCCGTGTAATCTAAGAGAACACAATGATTCGGAGGGATCAAGGACTTCTAGTTTTCGAACCAAAGAAGATGCTTCTGGAAAGATAGGCAGCAACTCTTTACCAACTTTGTTTGAGGAGGAAATAGATGAGAGCTCAATTGCTGGTGTATCTGCAGCTGCCTTGAAGAAAGCTATTGAGCAGGCTCAAGAAAGTATTAGAATTGCGAAAATGATAAtggaaaggaaaaaggaaagtaTCCCAGATGGTTCTATACCAAGGTCTAAGGGTCGCTCGAAAGTTAAAGATAACGAAGAAAATAAGAAGTACATTGAGACGAAGAACACGAAAGAGAAGAATGCTGCGAAAAATCATGAAAGATTAGATCCCATATTCCATGCGTTCCAAGACCTAAATGGGAAAATTGATGTGTTCCTTGGCCAAAGTGAGAAAATAAATGATCTTGGAAAGGCCGAGATGGAAAAGGTTAGAGTTAATATGGAAGCAGCTAACGAGCACAGTGGAGCTTTCAATGGGGTGAGTCAAAAATTTTCTAAGTCCTGCAGTCAAAATGAAGCACTTTGTGATGCGGAAAAGGTTGTAATGAAAGAGCTCGGGAACCATGTTGAAGCACATGAAGGGGTGAGAATTTCTCCTGGATTAGAGGCTGAAGCTGAGTGTAGGACCACAAACTCGGAATATGGTCAGGTAGTAGAAAATAACAACTTAGTTATGTCTAAGCATGAACTTAAATCTTACCATGAGGAGATGGGAACTGGCAAGGAAACATTGAAACAAAAAGAAGTGGCTGTTCATTACACCGAGGAACCTGAAAAGGCTGCTGAACTCGCAGCAAGAGCGATTAGTACTTCCCAAAGGACGCCAAAGCTGGAAAATATTGTGGACATAGCTTCAGCACAGGTAGAGCTAACTGTTTATCTGACAAAAGGATCTGAAATTATTCCTGAAATGGTGGAAAGGTCTCCAAATATATCTTCAAGTACGTTGGTGCGAGAGAATGCAGATGATGCTACAAATTCGAGGATCAGTCAGGAGGATGAAGTGATTGATGAAGGCCAAACTGCAACTGAGTATCTGGGAAAACGTGAGAAGATAATTGAAAAGCATGAGGAAGTGGTTAACGTGGAGCACTTGAAGTTGCCTGATTTGAAGTCTGATAATATGATGAATGATCCGCCAAATATGGATGAGAAAGAAGCAATGGTACGAGAAGAGATAGAGGAGAAATTTATAGATCTCAATTTTAGAGGAAGTGGTCACAGACAAAGGAAAAGTTGGGATGAAGAGAAAAATGGAATAAGGTTGGGAGAGTCTGGGACATCTTTTGATAGTAAAGAGCATCTGAATGAAGCCTTGGCGGAATCAATCAATAAGAGGGAACCTGAAGCCTTCCCTGAAAAAGAGGTTACAGAGAAACTAAATATGGTTCATGAACCTGACTTAATTGAAGAGACACTGAACAATTTACATGGTGAAGAGGGGAAAAATTTAGGAGGTGCACTTGAACAAAATGAAATTGATGAGAATCAGACGGCAATTGTTGAAGATGAAGTGGCTGAGACCAAGCAGTTGGAGGGAATTAATTATGCTGAAGTTCAGAAAATCGAAGTTTTTTGGGGCACCGAAGCAAATATTTTTGGAGGAGCAGAGACAAGTGCAGAAAATCAGGATAAACCTGTGTTTCAGGAGGCTGCTTGTGAAATAGAtactgaatcagttgatgtCGAAAGTAACGAAACTAGCACCAGCTTTAGTGAGATTCACAGTGATAATCCTTGCAGCATCTTCGTTGAAACTCAAGACCCATGTGATATTGAGCTCAATAACATAATTGAGGAGAACACTAGCGTAGCAGGAGTTGCTGAAAACTCATCAGCAATCGAGACAGGAAAGAAGGTGAAACAACCATTCCACCAGGAGGATAATGATATTCTCCGGACGGACAACTTACATCAAAGTGCCTCTGAAGACAATTTTACCTGTAGCAATCTGCACTATGCCTTTGAAGGTCTTTCATTTGATTACAAGaatgaaaatttcggtacaacAAACAGCAATAATGAAGAAAAACTGCCAATGGACAAGAATATCTCCGAAAAAGTTGAACAACCATTCCACCAGGAGGATAATGATATTCTCCGGACGGACAACTTACATCAAAGTGCCTCTGAAGACAATTTTACCTGTAGCAATCTGCACTATGCCTTTGAAGGTCTTTCATTTGATTACAAGaatgaaaatttcggtacaacAAACAGCAATAATGAAGAAAAACTGCCAATGGACAACAATATCTCCGAAACTACTGATAGAATTCACAATAATGCTCAAGAAGCTGTTGATCAATTCAACGTGCAAAATTTACCTGAGGTCCATTGTTCTGATAATAGAACAGCTGAATGTGACCTCACTGACGTGAGAATGGTTTCGGAACAAACATCAGAGAGTGACGGAAGATCTGAATCAACATCCAGTCTTGAAAATATGGATGACCTTTCTGTTGACGATTCTGAAATTTGTGCAGAATACACAAAGAATGAGACCTCTGATGAGGAAGAAATTAAAGATCTAAAAATTTCTTCTGAGAAAATAACTCACCTTCAAAGTGAAGGGGTATACTCGGAGGACCAATGTGAAGGGGAACACTTTCATTTACACGTTGAGCCGAAAGAAACAGAGAAATTTATGGAAGATGGAAGAACAATAGAAAGAGGTGAAATTTTAGAGAAGATTAATGAGAACAGTGAAACCTCTACCATGGAAGAGGATTGTGCCAAAGAAAATGTGACGAATTTCGATAAAGAAGATCAGCAACAAAGAATTGAAGCCATCAAGAGGGGAAGAGCTCGGGAAAAAGATAGAATAGCTGCAGAAAGAGCCATGCGCGAAGCTCGTGAGAGGGCATTTGCTGAAGCTCAAGTAAGGGCGGAAAGGGCTGCTGTGGAGAGAGCAGCAGCTGAAGTTCGACAAAGGTTTATGGCAGAGGCGCAGGAGAAGCTGGAGAAGGCATCCAACACGACAAAACTACCATCTGATAAGGCCTCCACAGAAGCCAAACTTCGGTCAGAACGTGCTGCAGTAGAAAGAGCCACTGCAGAGGCCCGTGAACGTGCTCTGGAGAAAGCAATGTCCTCGAAAACTTCCACAGAAGGAAGAGCGCACACTGACAAATCTACCGAGAAGTCAAGAAATAATGGACTAAAGCATAGCTTTTCTTCTTCA GACCTGGAGAAAATTGATGGAACTAGTAATGAATCAGCAAAGAGAAGCAAAGCAAGATTAGAGAGGCATCAGAGGATAATGGAGAGAGCG GCCAAAGCTCTTGCCGAGAAGAACATGCGTGATCTTATTGCCCAGAGAGAACAGGCAGAGAGAAAT AGGTTAGCAGAATCTCTTGATGCGGATATTAAGAGATGGGTCACTGGAAAGGAGGGAAACCTGCGTGCACTGCTCTCCACTCTGCAATAT ATTCTTGGGCCAAACAGTGGTTGGCAACCTATCTCCCTGACAGAGATCATAACAACCCCTGCTGTAAAAAAAGCTTACAGGAAGGCAACTCTGTATGTGCATCCTGACAAACTGCAGCAACGGGGAGCTAGCATTCAGCAAAAGTACATATGTGAAAAGGTTTTTGATCTTCTCAAG
- the LOC140968820 gene encoding putative pectinesterase 11, producing MQYNIFNLKIISISADSSSCFSSVTFEPKMTGFRSIFLLSFLGFCLVSNGSDYSNEQSTAILIEVDQFGNGDYRKIQDAIDAVNSNNSEHVFILIKPGIYREKIVVPEDKPFITFSGTTNASKTIITWSDSGEILKSPTFSVLGSDFMARYLTIQNEYGSGAKAVALRVSGDRVAFISCRILCHQDTLLDDRGRHYYSNCYIEGDTDFICGNAASFFQKCHLHSLARGTGAITAQRRQSQAEETGFTFVNCKITGLKSAVLGRLGRPWGAYSRVVFAFTFMSNVILPQGWDNWGNFSKQRTAYYGEYKCYGLGARVSKRVNWSRNLSSQEAEPYLTEEFIGGTTWIRSAPSHFRRIAGAVHHHVNGS from the exons ATGCAATACAATATTTTCAACCTGAAAATAATCTCGATTTCAGCCGACTCCAGTTCTTGTTTTTCTTCAGTTACTTTTGAGCCAAAAATGACGGGTTTTCGTTCTATTTTCTTGCTAAGTTTCCTGGGATTTTGTCTGGTTAGTAATGGATCAGATTATTCAAATGAGCAGTCAACTGCTATTCTTATAGAAGTAGACCAGTTTGGAAATGGAGATTACCGAAAAATTCAAGATGCCATTGATGCAGTGAACTCGAATAATTCGGAGCACGTGTTTATTTTAATCAAGCCCGGAATTTACAGAGAAAAGATTGTGGTTCCAGAAGATAAACCCTTCATTACATTTAGTGGAACAACTAATGCTAGTAAAACTATAATAACATGGAGTGACAGTGGAGAAATTTTAAAGTCTCCTACATTTTCAGTCTTGGGATCTGATTTTATggctcgatatctcacaattcAG AATGAGTATGGCTCGGGAGCGAAAGCCGTGGCTTTGCGAGTATCTGGTGACAGGGTTGCATTCATAAGTTGTCGAATTTTATGCCATCAAGATACATTGCTTGATGATAGGGGAAGACATTATTATTCCAATTGTTATATTGAAGGAGATACCGATTTCATTTGTGGGAATGCAGCCTCTTTCTTTCAG AAGTGTCATTTGCACTCTCTAGCACGAGGGACGGGGGCGATAACGGCCCAGAGGCGGCAGTCACAGGCGGAGGAGACTGGGTTCACGTTTGTAAATTGCAAGATCACTGGCCTAAAAAGTGCAGTATTAGGGAGGTTAGGGAGGCCGTGGGGTGCTTATTCTCGGGTGGTTTTTGCATTCACTTTCATGTCAAATGTTATTTTGCCTCAAGGATGGGATAATTGGGGCAATTTCTCAAAGCAAAG GACTGCATACTATGGAGAGTACAAATGTTACGGACTAGGTGCAAGGGTCTCTAAGAGGGTAAATTGGTCTCGTAATCTGTCGAGCCAAGAGGCGGAACCTTATTTGACGGAAGAGTTTATTGGTGGCACAACTTGGATAAGATCCGCTCCGTCGCATTTCCGAAGAATCGCCGGAGCTGTCCACCACCATGTTAATGGAAGTTAA
- the LOC140968812 gene encoding uncharacterized protein has protein sequence MEVVPPIVSDVGNTTAPAQHQKSSEPSQKQDTPDLNYEHESSANPEETKEVKVVVEQVTKTKNMEEIEKEINGFLTPKSGSEAQKTKNLHTGSDSDPMHVEKEEMKQGMALEKDEQSTQPRGENVPLYKEIREGLSTFVNKMSFGDPKSGVHDKPLSVITLAGENRGASMHLGSDSSRTEGPIHIHRSYKIDPIESSDTTTDLESHSKHANKMESPRTLEDQPPETYVNNNAQSINNSLVFNSSISERNPGVHMVFANIPKESIESRDKIMAPTIQKAEFSTTTAEKVMYKPRIRRRCLQGLFLEPSDSETEDMEKPKHHGCRVRCKTTGKDDEINPL, from the coding sequence ATGGAAGTTGTGCCTCCTATAGTATCCGATGTAGGTAATACAACAGCCCCTGCACAGCATCAGAAGTCATCAGAGCCATCCCAGAAACAAGACACTCCTGATCTGAATTATGAACACGAGTCGAGTGCCAATCCCGAAGAAACTAAAGAAGTGAAAGTCGTAGTGGAGCAAGTAACGAAAACGAAAAATATGGAAGAGATAGAGAAGGAAATTAATGGTTTTCTGACTCCAAAATCTGGCTCGGAAGCACAAAAAACAAAGAATCTCCATACCGGGAGTGATTCAGACCCAATGCATGTGGAAAAGGAAGAGATGAAACAAGGCATGGCTCTCGAAAAAGACGAACAATCTACTCAACCAAGAGGAGAAAATGTGCCACTGTACAAAGAAATAAGAGAGGGCCTCTCAACATTTGTCAATAAAATGTCCTTTGGAGATCCCAAAAGTGGTGTTCATGACAAACCACTAAGTGTAATTACCCTTGCTGGAGAAAACCGAGGCGCATCAATGCATTTGGGGTCAGATTCTTCAAGGACAGAAGGGCCAATCCACATTCACAGAAGCTACAAGATCGACCCTATTGAAAGTTCTGACACGACCACGGATTTAGAGAGCCATTCTAAGCATGCTAATAAAATGGAGAGTCCAAGAACATTAGAAGATCAGCCACCTGAAACTTATGTGAACAACAATGCACAGAGCATCAATAACTCTCTGGTGTTTAACTCTTCCATCAGTGAACGAAATCCCGGAGTTCATATGGTTTTTGCCAATATACCGAAAGAATCCATCGAGTCAAGAGACAAAATCATGGCCCCCACCATACAAAAGGCAGAATTTAGCACAACCACTGCAGAGAAAGTTATGTACAAGCCCAGGATCAGAAGGAGATGCCTCCAAGGTCTTTTCTTAGAACCGAGCGACTCCGAAACAGAAGATATGGAGAAGCCTAAGCATCATGGTTGCCGAGTTAGATGCAAAACAACGGGCAAAGATGATGAGATCAATCCTCTATGA